The region GGCGACCGAGAACCGCACTCCCATCAAGGATCCTCGGTCCATGAAAGACAGTGCTTTTTCCAGGGACCGAACGCTTTCTTGGAGGTCGGTCAATTCACCGGTGAAACGGTGACGTTCAATTAGACTCGCAGCATAGTTCGCCCAATGTCGGGAGAAGAGTAGGCTTTCCTCACTGGTGTCGGACAGGGCAGCTTTGTGTAGCCGGATGGACATGTCGATGTCGGCCCGGTCTCGCGTGATCCGAAAAATGGATGAGTACGCGGATGCAAGGTTCGACTTCATACGGGCGAGGTCAGGCACGTCCTCACTGTCCACGAGATCAAGAGCGCGGTGACTCTCGTTTATCGCTCGTTCCAGGTCGCGCCGGTCCCCTGTACGTTCAAAGCGAGTAACGAGAGCGTTGGTGAGGTTCGACCTGGTAACCGCCTCCGAACTCTTTGCGGAGTGCTCCATTTCCGGAGGGAATTGACGAGCAATCTTCGCCGCCTCTACTAGATACTTTATGGCGTCGTCCAGATCCGAAAGCCGCTGGGTGCCCACACTCCTGTTCTGTAGAGCTTCTCCGAGGCAAGCAAATGCAATATGTTGCGAAAAAAGATCTTCCGCCGCCGCGTCCACGGCTCGTAATGCATGCTCCACAGCCTCGTCGGCGTCCCCTGGAGAACCCGTCTCCAGGTACCTGTCCTGGAGTGCGTGGCTAAGATTCGTAAGAATCCTGGACTCGAGCGCTCCGCCGTCCCGGACAAGAGAAGCCGCCGACCGAGATCGCTCGATCGAGGCGTCCAGATAATGCTCCTTTCCCAGCATCCGGTAAGCTTGCTTGAGCGACGCACTATACAAGGACAAATGTAACGCCGCCTCATCATGGTGCATTGCGGAAGCGGTGACAGAGGCTGCACCCGCAGCCAATGCCTCCTCGATATCGGAGGCTCGACCCGTTAGATAATGGCGCGTCCTGAGATCGTCACCGAGGTTTGCCCAGTACCTGGGAGCCTCTGGATCGTCCAGACGGCAGAGGGACAGCACCTCATAGCCGACAGCTATGGCACGTTCCAGGTCAGCCGTGTCGCCATGCGCTTGATAACTCACCCCGTACGTGAGCGCGAGTATGAATGTGCACTCGACCGCTTCCCGCCCGCCGTCGTCGCGCGCCAGTTCGCAGATGATCGTCCACAAGCGGATGCGCCAGGACAGGCGGCCACTCGTCACCGTACCTGCCAAACACTCTGTAAGGAATGCGGATAGGTTGCCGAAGAAATCACTGTCGACATGTGCGAGACCAGGGGCACCAAACCCGTACCTGCGCCCTGCCGTCAGAGACAACAGAATCAGGAACGCCTGCGCATGCAGGCTGGGTTCCGCATGATTAGAATTCCTGGGATCGAGCCATGAAATGGTCTCCTCTAGGTATCGGAAGTCCTCATCAGTGCACAGCGAGGACACCCAAGCTTTCAAGGAATTACTCAAAGCGCCCACATACTCTCCGCGAAGACTGACATCATCATGGATAGCAGCTGCCGCTTGCGCCGAGTAGCCGATCGCCTCGCGAATGTCGTCGCCCTGTCGGGTGATTTCAAATTTAAGCAAGAATGCCACGCCAAGATCGCGCACGAAGTTGCTCGCAGAACCGTCCTCTGGCGTCCGGGACAACAGAACGGAATGAAGGAGGCGTATGACTCGGTCGAGTTCTGCGTGATCGCCTTGCATGGCGTGCCCGAGATCCCTTTGAGCGACGACTTTCCACAGGTGCACGTCGAACGGGTTGGAGGTTCGGGCGATGAAGGGACCGCACAACGGAAGGAAGCCGGAAGGCACGCGCTCAGGCGCGAGCCGATAGAGTTCTGCACCCGATGCCAACAGACCTGGGAGTGCCTCTCGGTCACGCCCTGCCGGGAGCCAGGCGAAAAGAAAGTAATGGTAATTCGAAAGTACCAACCAGGCATCTGCCCGCTCTTGCACAGAAATCCCGTCGGCCTCGTCTGGACGAGCACAGAGCCGCGTCAGATGCTCGACAGCGGAGTATGTTTCCGGCGAGTCGAGTACCGCCATGCCATCCGTACTGGCCAAAGCTTGCGCGAGTCGGCGCTGTACGTACGAGAGACGATCGACAAACTCCATGCGAGGAGTCCCTTCCACGTGAGCGCGACAGATGGTCAGGGGCGACCCGAGAACGAGTCAAAGGCGGTCAGGTCTCGCGGCGCCTGTCCTGGAGGCACAGCCACACGCAGCACCCGCCGCTGAGCAGAAGTGCTGGCAGACAAACAGCAGCTAGTGCCATGCGGTACGTCACGGAACTCAGCGGCGGTAATACGACGAAGGCCAGGGGAACGACGGCGGTCGCGGCAGCCACGAGTACATGTGCGGCGGACAATCGACTTGGTGTCGACAAGCGTGCGTTCAGCTGTCCCACCCACGTGTGGGGGTGGAACGCGCCCCAGGACCAGAAGAGATGACACACCGCCACCGTCGACGAGAGAATCACGACGCTGGCGCCGACTGCCCGGAGGACGATGAATGCCTGCATGCCGACTGCCAGGAGCCACGCCGTGAGGTGAGCGTGCATCTGTCCACGCAGTCGCGGTGTGAGGACCTCCGCCCGCGCCAACCAGTAGATCTCTCCGACGAATCCGGTACCTGCCAGCACGATGACGATTCCCCTGGACGCACTGACCGGGCCTGGGGGTACACATGCCAGGAGGATGCCGAACAGCAGGAGGACGATACCCAGGTGGTAAGCCGCCCGCGCCCGTCCCGCCCAGAGGGCGGCCTGTCGATAGTGGGAGTATTGAAGATTCCGGAGCCACTTGCTCGGTTGATCTTTGCGGAACTCGCCCGGATACCACTGCTTGAGCTCATCCGGAGTGCATACGTAGCGCTGAGCCCAGGCCGTCGCTTGCACGGCGGCCATCTGGGCGAGGCCGGCGCCGATATAGCAGGCCAGAGCAGCTTCGGGCCATCGGCTGAAGGCGTCCTTGGCATTCGGTGCAGTCTGCAAGATGAGCACGGCCAGCGTAAAACTCGTCCCCGCCAGAAGCGGAGCTGCCACCCCGCCACCAACAGTTATGCTATTTAGATAGCCGGTCGGCACCGGCTGAGTCCACACGTCACGGCCGAGGCGGGGGGCGGGGCGGGGTGCCCTGGCGCCGCTCACGGCGCCTCGGCACGGACGCAGCCTTGTAGATGTTCGCCGTCGAGCCCGCCGCAAAGGCCGCACCAGCGGCCCTCACGGCCAAGGCCACGGGGGCCGCCAGTCGTCCACTCACAGCTTCCCTCTGCGATCCGCAGGATGCCGGATAATTCCGCAACAATCCGTTCAGCCGCGGCCTGCGAGAGAAACGCATCCTGCGTCACAAAGGAAACGTAGACCGCGGAGAGACCCACAGGAATGAGTGCGACCAATTGAGCGTGGTGGTGAGTCAGCGCAGCACGCACATCCAGTTGCGCTTGATCGTGATCTAGATCTGGCAAATCTCGATCAACACTAGCGAGCACAAGGCCATGATCTTGCATATTCCCCCACCCCCAGGGGCGATCCACCCCGGCTCTCCAGCAGAAGAGCCCAGACACGGAGATTGCCCGGTTCCGCCCGAAGGGAAACCCGACCACGACACTGTCGCGACACGCTCAATCGCAGCGTCGCCTCGATGACATCCAGCAGTTGCTCGTTGGTACTTTGATTCGCCAGGAAGTCCGCGGGCTGTCGGCGACGGGTGAATCGTGGTTTTGGATCACTTTCCGTGCCAGAGCCACGGAGGGCCACCGAACCCGCGATCATGAACGGCTGTGGCTGATGTACAAGAAGGCCTGAACAAGCCTTCGGTGAAGGGCCGGTCGAGGTCGACCGGCCCTTTTCGCTGTCCCCTTCACTGTCTTCGTTCGCTGTCCTCGTTCGCTGTCCTCCCCGCGCTGCCGTGCGAGCCCGCTCAGCGTCGGCACACGAGGATGCCCGCCCGGCAGCCGATCTCGAACGCCCCTTGGCGCGAGATCCGTTCGGTCGCGATGGCGCGGGCCCGCTCGATCGTCTCGTCGAAGGGCGCGTCGTACTGGTCCGCCCAGGCCCGGTACGACGCCAGGTACGCGACGACCGGCCCGGGGTCGCGGACCGTGACGGTGCTGAGGAGTTCGATCGTCCGCACCCGGCCGAACTGCTCCCCGAGGAAGGCCGGGGCCTTCTCCAGCGAGAAGCGGGTGCCGATCGAGAACCGGGACGGCTCCCGTCCGGCGCCGAGCACGTCGCTCGCGGCCCGGTGGAACAGGTCGTCGAGTTCGGCCTTGTCATCGGCACCATTGGTGGAGACGATCACCAGTCCGTCCGGAGCGATCACGCGCGACAGCTCCCGTACCGCCTGGGGGATGTCGGGCACGTGGTACAGCATGTGCAGCGCCAGGGCCGCGTCCACGCTCCCCCTGGCCAGCGGCAGCCGCGTGACGTCGGCCACGGCGACCGGGCCGGGGACGGTGGCGAGGATGCCGGGCGAGATGTCCAGGCCGAGCAGGGACAGCTCGGGCCGCTCCGCTCGCAGCCGCTGGAGATACGTACCGTTGCCGCAGCCCACGTCGACCACGCGCCCGCCGCCCCGTACCCCGTCCAACTGTCCGGCGACGATGCCCGGCAGGTCGTGACGGGGGGTCTGCCATCGGTAGATCGACTGACGGGCGGCCAGGTCCCGGTCGCTGCTGTACGCACTGTCGGCGAGGCGGGTGCGGTCGGTGGCGGCGGAGGTGGAGGAGGGGGTGCGGGCGGTCACGTCAGCGGCTCCCGGTGGGGTCAGGCGCGTGGCGCTCACACGCCGTCGTCATCCTCCCCCGCCTCCAGCAGGTTCGCCGCCGCACCCACGATGCGCGGGTCGGGCCTGCCCACGACCTCCTCGTCCTTGTCCGTGTAGTCGAAGCGGGCCAGGACGCTGCGCATCGCCTCCACCCGCGCCCGCTTCTTGTCGTTGCTCTTCACCACCGTCCATGGGGCCTGTTCGGTGTCCGTCGCGCGGAACATGGCGACCTTGGCCGCCGTGTAGTCGTCCCAGCGGTCCAGGGAGGCGAGGTCCATGGGGCTCAGCTTCCACTGCCGTACGGGGTCGACCTGGCGGATCGTGAAACGCGTGCGCTGCTCGCCCTGGGAGACCGAGAACCAGAACTTGATCAGGTCGACGCCGTCATCGGCGAGCATGCGCTCGAACAGCGGGGCCTGGCGGGTGAAGCGGCGGTACTCGTCGTCCGTACAGAAGCCCATGACGCGTTCGACGCCGGCCCGGTTGTACCAGGAGCGGTCGAAGAGGACTATCTCGCCGGCGGTCGGGAGGTGTTCGACGTACCGCTGGAAGTACCACTGGCCGCGTTCGCGTTCGGTGGGCTTCTCCAGTGCCACCACGCGGGCGCCGCGCGGGTTGAGATGCTCCGTGAAACGCTTGATCGTGCCGCCTTTTCCGGCCGCGTCCCGGCCCTCGAAGACGACGACCAGCCGGCGGCCGGTCCGCTTGATCCAGCTCTGCAGCTTCAGCAGTTCGATCTGCTGAAGCCTCTTGTGCAACTCGTACTCCCTACGGTCCATGCGCTCGGGGTACGGGTAGTTCTCCCGCCAGGTCTCGACCGGCGTACCGTCCGGCCGGACGAGGACGGGTTCGTCGAGGTCGCTGTAGTCGACCTTCAGTCCGGACATCAGTGGTGTCATACCCAAGGCCTCCTTGGCATCGGCATCAGCGGCCAATGGCGATCATTCGCGGTCGTACGGCGTTCAGTGGCGTTCAGTGGAACTGCGGCACGATCAGATAGATGCCGTACGCCACCACCGCCGCGCACGCCAGAAAGCACAGCCCGGCCTGGGTGAACCCGAGCGCGTGGGTACCTTCGTCATTCTCGCGCGCACCTTCGACCCGTGCGAGTCCGAGGACGCCGAGGGCGAAGACGACGACCACGGCGACGGTCCCCCCGAGGCTCACGGCGGCGACCTGGCCCTGTGCTGTCCAGTCCAGCTTCATGCGGCTCCATGGAAGCAAGCGCAGACAGATTCGCGGCGAACTGCGGGCAAAGCCTGTTCCTGGAAAAAACGCGGGTGCCGTGGACGACCGCCGCCCTACGATCACCCCATGAGCACAGGCACAGGCCCAGGTACGGGCCCAGGTAAAGGCCCAGGTACAGGCACCGGCATCGGTCCCGGGAGCGGCATCCGCTGGACCTCTGCCTTCGTCGACCGGCCCGCCGGACTCCTCGCCCCGGCCCACGCGTTCTGGACCGCCGTCACGGGCACCCGGGTCTCCGAGGCCCGGGGTGAGCAGGGCGAGTTCGTGACCCTGCTGCCGGACGCGGGCGACCCCTGCGTCAAGGTCCAGGGGGTGGCCTCCGCGGACGGCGGCGCCCATCTCGACTTCGCCGTCGAGGACGTCGACGCCTTCGTCGGATCGGCGTCGGGGCTCGGGGCGACGGTCGTCGGCTCGCACGCCGACTGGGCCGTGCTGAGCTCACCCGCCGGGCAGCTGTTCTGCGCCGTGCCCTGGCACGGGGAGACGGTACGGCCCGCCGTGGTGGACGGCAGCCGCCTCGACCAGGTGTCCATCGACATCCCGCCCGCCGCGTACGACACGGAAGTCGCCTTCTGGGAGCGCCTCACCGGCTGGGACTCGCTCGTGGGCTCCCTGCCGGAGTTCCACGTCCTCAGACCCCCGGCCGGCCTCCCGATCCGTGTCCTCCTCCAGCGCCTCGCCACCGAACGGGCCGCCGCCCGTGCGCACCTCGACCTGGCCTGCGCCGACATCGCGGCGACCCGCGCCCGTCATGAGCGCCTGGGCGCCAAGGTCGTCGCCCACCACCCCCACTGGACGGTCATGCGCGACCCGGCGGGCGGCACGTACTGCCTCACCGGCCGCGACCCCGAGACGGGCGGCCTGCCGTCGAAGCGGACGGCGACAGCGACAGACGATCCCGCCTAGGGACGAGGGGTCTCGCTCAGACACACCACTATCGCGTTGGGCGTCTCCACCGGTGTCGGGGAAGCCCCCGGTGTCGCCGAGCACAGGCGGGCCAGGTCCTTCAGGTCGTCCGCGTTCTGCCCCACCAGCGGTGCCGGCCCACTGTCGTCCGTCCTGTGCCAGGCGGGCGTCTCCGGCGGCTCCGCCG is a window of Streptomyces sp. B21-083 DNA encoding:
- a CDS encoding CHAT domain-containing protein, which gives rise to MEFVDRLSYVQRRLAQALASTDGMAVLDSPETYSAVEHLTRLCARPDEADGISVQERADAWLVLSNYHYFLFAWLPAGRDREALPGLLASGAELYRLAPERVPSGFLPLCGPFIARTSNPFDVHLWKVVAQRDLGHAMQGDHAELDRVIRLLHSVLLSRTPEDGSASNFVRDLGVAFLLKFEITRQGDDIREAIGYSAQAAAAIHDDVSLRGEYVGALSNSLKAWVSSLCTDEDFRYLEETISWLDPRNSNHAEPSLHAQAFLILLSLTAGRRYGFGAPGLAHVDSDFFGNLSAFLTECLAGTVTSGRLSWRIRLWTIICELARDDGGREAVECTFILALTYGVSYQAHGDTADLERAIAVGYEVLSLCRLDDPEAPRYWANLGDDLRTRHYLTGRASDIEEALAAGAASVTASAMHHDEAALHLSLYSASLKQAYRMLGKEHYLDASIERSRSAASLVRDGGALESRILTNLSHALQDRYLETGSPGDADEAVEHALRAVDAAAEDLFSQHIAFACLGEALQNRSVGTQRLSDLDDAIKYLVEAAKIARQFPPEMEHSAKSSEAVTRSNLTNALVTRFERTGDRRDLERAINESHRALDLVDSEDVPDLARMKSNLASAYSSIFRITRDRADIDMSIRLHKAALSDTSEESLLFSRHWANYAASLIERHRFTGELTDLQESVRSLEKALSFMDRGSLMGVRFSVAYCRALLALDGPSANAETLAKVSALLKGILDEGSGSLSSRIQCAHLLGVARIEAHDPQGAFEALRYALTLLPRLVPRWAVRQDAHHWLQDFAGLASLAAACAVVAGRTDEEALAVLESGRGILMAQALMVRGRLDELRREHPKLVERLMWLSNRLETDPALDSSSSLAEARLAVNGLRDREHRARLERDLEDVISSIRRIEGFSGFGTLPPLVEIMDSLPGTAAVVNVSEVGCDAFVVDAGRVVRVPLGGLTKERVEASAERFMRARMSLQGPDRSAEGRALSELKEVMTWCWRNVAEPVLRTVRRLHEDRHSEPEAPIRLWWVPTGTLSLLPLHAVGDYSSCGGEQGQENVLDQVISSYSPTLYSLSHHARNLPVRPSIEALHVGVVAMPFTPGHPVELPGSSVEARLLRGMFGAAVQTLAGEKAVNESVLAAISGSHVMHFACHSQTDPRNPGSSRLLLHDHRAHPLTMTQIAALRTDKSLLAFLSACSTSSTSAALADEFVHITGAFHVAGYPHVIGSLWPISDTLTPVLVYGFYKEAFRARGLPFADMAEALNKAINTLRRSIPDRPDIWAAYVHVGI
- a CDS encoding class I SAM-dependent methyltransferase, coding for MTARTPSSTSAATDRTRLADSAYSSDRDLAARQSIYRWQTPRHDLPGIVAGQLDGVRGGGRVVDVGCGNGTYLQRLRAERPELSLLGLDISPGILATVPGPVAVADVTRLPLARGSVDAALALHMLYHVPDIPQAVRELSRVIAPDGLVIVSTNGADDKAELDDLFHRAASDVLGAGREPSRFSIGTRFSLEKAPAFLGEQFGRVRTIELLSTVTVRDPGPVVAYLASYRAWADQYDAPFDETIERARAIATERISRQGAFEIGCRAGILVCRR
- the ppk2 gene encoding polyphosphate kinase 2 — encoded protein: MTPLMSGLKVDYSDLDEPVLVRPDGTPVETWRENYPYPERMDRREYELHKRLQQIELLKLQSWIKRTGRRLVVVFEGRDAAGKGGTIKRFTEHLNPRGARVVALEKPTERERGQWYFQRYVEHLPTAGEIVLFDRSWYNRAGVERVMGFCTDDEYRRFTRQAPLFERMLADDGVDLIKFWFSVSQGEQRTRFTIRQVDPVRQWKLSPMDLASLDRWDDYTAAKVAMFRATDTEQAPWTVVKSNDKKRARVEAMRSVLARFDYTDKDEEVVGRPDPRIVGAAANLLEAGEDDDGV
- a CDS encoding VOC family protein; its protein translation is MSTGTGPGTGPGKGPGTGTGIGPGSGIRWTSAFVDRPAGLLAPAHAFWTAVTGTRVSEARGEQGEFVTLLPDAGDPCVKVQGVASADGGAHLDFAVEDVDAFVGSASGLGATVVGSHADWAVLSSPAGQLFCAVPWHGETVRPAVVDGSRLDQVSIDIPPAAYDTEVAFWERLTGWDSLVGSLPEFHVLRPPAGLPIRVLLQRLATERAAARAHLDLACADIAATRARHERLGAKVVAHHPHWTVMRDPAGGTYCLTGRDPETGGLPSKRTATATDDPA